The region atttttattcatttataattcaTCTATCTGTTTTACCCTAGTTTAGGTTAGTTGAGTTTGTATTAATCAGTCTacacagacaaaacacacactctcaaaatgtgtcttttgtttCTTAAAGGGAACTTTGTGAGCACCAAGTACAACCTCTCCAGTGGTTACATCCCTTCTTTCCAGAAGAAAGAGGTTGGGACGGTGGGACAGAGAATCCAGCTTGCCCCTTTGGCTGGCCAGCACTCAAGTAAGAATTTCACCGGTTATTTGTTTTCAGATGGTAAAAACCTTCCACACCTGTTTGATTTTAAGCTTGCTTCTTTGTCAGTGACACTGTTCTCTTTTTCTAGTCTATTCCTTTGCACCTCTCTTTCAAAAGTTATTCAACCTTTTCCTCTCATTTCTTTACTTCAGTCAATCTTTCTTCTAATTCTTCTCCTgatcataaaaaagaaaagaccaaATCTGCAAAACTCAAGCCCATTTCCAACTCTTCACTGAGTGAAACTAATGAAGGTACTCGTTTTGTAGCCGATTGTGTTTatctttctttattattaattgGCTGATTACGTCATTGAATGTTTTAATTGcaaatttctatattttttaattttatataactactctgatttaaaaagaaaaaagttatattgcataaattagaatatgcatCCTGTTGAGGCTTATTAGcttaaaagtagcttttgaaAGTAATCTTTCAGCAGGTAATAGACATACTTTTCATttagcccacatttctgtattataaatgtttttgtcatatGTAATATTCCaatcttaaatgttgttttcataaGTAAAGAAAATCCTCATAATTAACATGAATAAAGGCTTGGACACATCAATCCATGTGTAAATACTCTGTCcaatgtgtttcacttaatAAATTGAGTTAACTAAACTTTGCAGTAATATTTTAACTCGTCAAATACGTATATGTTGCTTGTTGTAAATTGGAAGTAGAAACACAACAGTCTGCCGGTTCCCTTCAGATTACGAGGGCTGGAAGAGGCGGGCAGACAGGACTCAGATGAAGGGCAGCAGCTTTTCAGCATTGGGGAAAACGTCTGGTAATCTCCTGAGCAGAGCTCCTGCGGTGCAGCCAGTTCACGGCCGGGTCGACTGGACATCCAAGTACGGCGGAAACCGATAATCCAAGAAAACAGGGCGCAACGACTGTCTGCTGTCCTTGGATTTGTGTCCTCATCTTTGACAACAAATATAAATGCTGAGCAGTTTTTGCCACCTAACTCATCAAGCACGCAGGATAAATATGTCACACCAATATGTGGTAAACCGACCAGCTTGTACATGTTTGCCAATACTGCTAGGGAGTCTCAAAGTATTCTTTAGAGATCCAGTATGAGCAAGTCCAACTGTTAATGCTTGCATATTTTAAGTAGGACTTGAACGCATCAGAGAGATgtacctttttaaaaactttttattttgttgtaaataacCATTTGTCAAGAAGTCTGCAAAGCTAAGTTCagacagtttctgtttttgtgtttaggTTACAGTTGTGAAGGATTCTCTTGATACTGTAGAGCAACTCTTGGACTCTTTGTATcatgcaatgaaaaaaaatgtaacattttgtatttattttatactaATAAACATATAGATGTTCAAggtgtatttataaaaaaaaaaaaagacaagacatACATTTCTGTACAAATGATACATTTTattatcaaacatttttgaccAGAGTAACACAGAATGTCAAATTTCAAGAGGATGCTCCATAACATGGCCAGATAGAAGCTGAATACTGTTCTTGAAGAACTTTAACCTCATGAGGACGCTGTAGGTTTCTGGAGCAACGTCAAACTAAGCTTCCCCACCATCAGCAGGCTGAAACGAGATGGTCACATTAAAAACGcttcaagcaaaaataaaatgacttcaaGTTAGCTGAAAAAATACGAACATTTAGCACTTGGAATCAATTGTTAAAGTCCACTCAAAAACCGccaaatccactttttttaattttattttacccaCTCTGCAAATATCCTTTCTGGAGTTTGATGCACTAATAGAACAAACCTTGCTCCTGCCATCAAACCAGCTGGCATGAACTTCCTCGACCCGTAGAATCTCTTCCCCATGATGGCGGACAGAGCTCCTGATGTAGCTGCGATATTGAAAGTGATGGTTAGTGAACCGAGTCATGAGGAAGGATAATAACCTTGTTCAAACGTATTTATCCACAAGAAAGCAATTGcagtttattatgttttgaattcctttcaattttttttttttactaattgcCTGAGTTTTAAAACTAGACATTTAACTAAACCCCTAGTTCTCTGAGTTGTTCCTAAACCAATGTTTTGCCACTGTTTGTGTCAGCATATTTGACATACCTAGAGACACCCAAACATTATTCGGGTCGTTGGAGATCTGGTAGGCTCCAAAACCTGCAAGTCCCCCAAAGAGCAAACCGGCAGCCAGTGAGGGAAcactgcctgtgtgtgtgtgtgtgagagagagaagaatATTGAGGAGGAAAACATCTGACACTAATTactcaaaactttttttatggGAGGGCATAATCGTTTTAAAAGGTAAACTCGAGAATATCACAATAATTGCACGTATGGAgaatgtgttattattattaaattatttcagtttacCTTGATGTTGACGTAGAGAACATTTCTTAAAGAGCTGAAAAATGTTATGGAagttcatctctttttttttttttacattaggtTTTGAGAATTGTGTtcttcaaaaagttatttttttttttctgaattcgACAgccaaaacagctgaaacaaaagCCAATTTCTTGccgatttgttttttaatcataagCTATTTTATTTCAGTGCAATACATGCAAACATATCGTTTATGTTAGGAAACGACTCAATTTAGTTACAGAAAAGTcagtcacaaaacaaaaaaaaagggaagaggTTGGAACTGTATCTGCTACATTTGTAGATACTCCCGACATACTATTCTTTTGGTCCTACAAATTAATAGACATGCCtcatttgtttacattgtaCTTTTTTAGAAGTTATCCGCAACATGTCCTCCAAGATGAACTGTGCACAGCACAGCATTCACTGAAGTGAACGGAGAGGTACAGTGATCCCAGATGAACGGGAAACATTTCCCACCTGCTTTCACGTAGCCAACGACTCCTCCGGATGCCACTAGAGTGGCATATCCGTATCCTATCCAGTCCACAGACATGTTGGATGCCTGTCACAGAAACCCAGCAGAGTTAGTAAGACAGCAAACACTTAACACGCTGCAAACGTTCAAACTAACGCAACGACGCCCTCTGTTTTGACCCGATTATTACGCACTCACACATGCAGAGCCATTATTTAAGACGTTGCATTTCTCCTCGTGTGACAAGGAGCTGTTGCTAAAAGCTAAGTAACCCAACAGATCGTATGGCAACATTATGACCCGTCCGAGAAATGTTGCTATATGAGACACTCACCAGATCTCACTAAACAGATGGGCGCATGTCTAAGTAAGCGCGTTTGGCTTAAAAGATAAGAGGAGCGTGCGACACAGAGCAGAAACCCGTAGCTTTGGCTGGGACTGCAAACACGCAGAGAGCAAAGCTAAACtctacagacaaaacaaaacacggcTTTCAATGGCAGAATGTGTCGGTCGGtgtggcaaaagaaaaaaaaaatctaatgaagTTCAAAAGAACCTACAAAAGGACATCCAACCTTGCTCCTTGCTTGTCCTCTGTCTCCACCGCCGGCAGCTTGTTCTCCCCCGAACACAGATTAAGGTGGCGCACAAAAAGCCCTGAACCTAGTTTGGTGGCCGATGGGAAATGTAGGCGTACCTCTGCAGAAATCTCGGATGTGGCGGTACGATCCTCAAACATGTCAAGATCcggcaaaacaaacaaataataaataaataaataaataaataaataaataaataaataaataaataaataaataaataactttacagctaataaatagactttttaaatcatgtatttCATATTAAATTCGTGGTATTTATTACAAACGGAATAATATACGAACGTATATTATAATTATATACGTGTTTAAGTCATCTCGTTAATTATGGTTCAAGTCTTTTAAAAACCTAACATGCAGcatctcaaaaaacaaaaacaaaataaaaaaaaataaaaaaaaacatcctctgcCTCTATGGCAGAGGATGCCGTAGAGGCAGAGGACACCAAAACAGAGGGCGAAACCTCTTAGCGGTTTGTttgaaattgaattgaaataatCTTGACCTGAGAAGTGGACACTGGTCCATCGAGGAACAGTCCAGTTGATCTCAACACCTCTAATTCGGTCCTGTCCTTCTAAAGACTTTACCGGCAACACGTGATTATTGCGTTGCAATGTCAAACCGAAAACGTCACACTTTTAGCAGCCACAAGGGGGCACCACAGGATTATTTTAGAACTGTGATCCGGTTAAGGTCATAATCGTGCTCAATTTAAAGTTGCTCTTTTTATATGTTAATTTCGACTGGCTCTGAACTCTGTTCAGAgtttaaatagataaataagtaaataaataaatatgttatagTTGTGCAACAGGCAAGTGTGGTGGGTTACCActcaaattcttctttttttattgagtgTTTATGAAAACGAACTAAGACATCATTTGAACCAGGTTTATATCTTGTACTTATATAAACCAAATTAAGGTCAAagctgatttatagatcaattaattaatataaCTTCCATCGTTCTTAGTGCACAGATTCATCCCCACTGGGTTCCAGGAACCTGCCTTGGCGTGTTGTGTTCCGTCGCAAAAGAAAGGTGGCGCTAGAATACAGTTTAATTTCCAACCCTCAACTATAGGTtctgttgcaataaaaaaaaaagaaaaagaaaaaaagaattacagCTAATTACACAAGGTATTTGAACCATGAAGCTGTTGGCGTGATTGTTGCGTCTGTTCACCggaagacgaagaagacgatTCACCGTCCGGATTCATAAGATCCACGTTATTCACGATCACATCCACAACCAGAAGAAATGAGTTCTAATGTTTGACAAGTGGAAATGAATGAggtgagttaaaacaaaaataaataaataaaaaataagcaataataACAAAGAGACCATtcttaaataattaattcataaattatatatatatatatatatatatatatatatatatatatatatatatatatatatatatatatatatatatatatatatatatatatatatatatatatatatatatatatatatatattggccAACCGGTGTTAACCATAGCTCGCGTTGTAAAACCTCACCGGAGGGCCGCTGCCTGCTGTGTGGAGGAGCCCGAAGCCAGGCCCCATACACATGCAGGCTGGGTATTCAAACGGGGCCCCGCTCCACTCTTAAGAGGAGCCAATCCTCTGACGGCTCTTCTTCAAAAGTTACTCCTCTCCTGCGCAGACCCCCAAACAATATTTCTGATCGGATCACTACCTCCCTTCCCCTCCGCCCCCCTCTCCTTTGTCCAGGTCTGCGCTATATAGCTGCaggtagtgtgtgtgtgtgtgtgcgtgtgtgtgcgtgtgtgtgcgtgtgcgtgtgtgtgtgtgtgggtgtgtgtgtgtgtgtgtgtgtgtgtgtgtgtgtgtgtgtgtgtgtgtgtgtgtgtgtgtgtagttaaAACGTGTTCGCCTTTGAAGTCAAacatcttgttttaaatattaacaccAGAAAAATCTATAGATAGACTCCACGCGGAATTATgcaactgcaaaacaaaaaaaaaaaaaaaaaaaaagaaagaaaaaaagtggagaaaggtttaaaataaataataataataataataataataaaaacacagcagtaCCATCACAAACTTTAGAAAAgcaaattgaaaaaagaaagaaataattctGCATTCATTTCTGAAAACTGTTCGATACTGACATCAAGATCAATGTGTTTGGTTTCTGTGTTTGCAGCAGAGGGAGGGTCATTAGGACGCTTCTTTAGGAAAtctaaggaaaacaaaaaggagtttaaaacacaaaaaaggggTTTGGGACTTAAAACCTTTGACCATCAGCATCTATGAGAGCGCACGCGTTCCTCTgctatttgtgtgtgtgtggggtgtgtgtgtgtgtgtgtgtgtgtgtgtgtgtgtgtgtgcgtgtgtgggtgagTGTGAACGTCTGAGAGGGAGAGATCGTTCGCTCTCGGCCCGCGGGCTTCACATAAGTATGTATTAGAAATAAACAgcggataaataaataatgaccctcaCAATAACggggctttttttcttcttctttctttccgtTCCCGCGTGTTGAAGAAGTAATGACGCTGGCAGTTAACctgcaagtcttttttttttttttcttcttcttcttctttttaaattgacaCGGTTTCGTTTGCAGAGAGAATCCGTGTTTTACATCAAAAGCAGATCAGATAATAAAACAGGCAGTGGAAGGCTAACTGACTTCTACGACGACTCCATGAttgttttctcttcatgtttttttttgtctcaatttTGCCTCATatcacaggttttttttttttttttcatatttgtcacatttacTTTGCCTCACGATGTTTGATACTCTAAAGGTTTATGCATTATGTACTCAAATGACCCCCAATTAGGCTGAATATACCATCAAATTAGCAGGGGCGTCTCTAGGAAGTTTTCATTAGAGTGACGCCCAGTTGTCAGAAGTGCAAaattgtataaatatatatatgctaACTGCGTTTTTGTAAAAAGCAAATGTATCATTGTTTTCTGCCTTCCTCTGACTTTTCCAGCGCTCATTCCTCGCCTTCCTCAGATCTTAAGCTGTTCCACACCCGCGTCAGTGCGCATGCGTcaccaggtgggcctgcacggtctttccttttcctttttttttatggccAGGTGAGGTGATTGggtctatgtaaaaaaaacaaaaaaaaaaaaaaacggaaaagGTTTACTTTGGGACCTGAGGCTCAGTGAGATAGACACGGTACCGGAGCggctcaggaaaaaaaaaaacaaaaaaaaacaaaacaaaaccaaaaaaaaaaaaaataacacgaCCAAATCCACCAAAGGCAACAGAGGACAAAGAATGTCAATTATGGGCAAAATGGGGGAATGGCAGGTATGTGTTGCTTATACTTTATAGGACAAAGAGGCTGGAGCGAAAAGAATCCATGAAAAGTGTCAAAGTGTTGGCTTGTTGTGGCGTGAggctgctgtaaaaaaaaaaacaactttattttgcaCGCTGGTTTAGTTTTCTATTGTGGATAAAAGATGATAGATTTTGTCAAACAGGATGATACGAAAATTTGTTCACGAATTTCCTAAGATCTTAGTCTGTTAGTCTTCTTACATGCGTCTTGATTCGTCGGACTTTTCCTTAAAGCTGTGAGTGTATATTGTGCATAATTCACCCTTAATCCTTAATCTGAAAGATGTCGAGATGTCTAGAAAAGTTGTGCTGTGAACTCCTCGGTGGCTTCTTTTGCGTAATTGCGACTTTTTGTAAACCCAAAACTTTGCACACGAATCCTCGATCCCTACCAGCAGTTAAAACTTCAGGTTACATGTAAACACGCAcaaaaaagtcaacttttcttttattgtccAGATatataacttcttttttttttttttaaagtgcctCCTTTAAACGATCTGAAACCTTTCCCCTCGCTTAAACCCAACGAAATCCTGCCCCTGCTCTGGATTCATTAATAACAAATggctgaaaaaggaaaaaaaaaaaaaaaacacagggtGCTCCACCAAAAATGGTAATCCGTGGTTTTAAAgcgcacacacaaaaaaggggGAGCCAACGCCTTAAAAGAGGCCGTCGACCTGTCTGCTGACCCGCGACCTGCTGAGGTGAGGGACTAGGCCGGCGACAGCGCAGAGCCAGGCTCCCAGTAGCCACTCATTCAAATGAAACAGGGCCCATGTTGTTGTGTTAATTATTTACACTCCCCTCTTAAACCACGCTACCTTACAGGTATAGTCAATGGAGCTGTGGGACGCTTTTGAATGGCTCACCTTTTTAACATGAAAGGAAAAGCCACTCTCAGtgggaataaaaacacagcGTTAGAAGGTAAGGAGAGACCAAAGGGGgaggcggggggggggggggggggggggggggggggggggggggggggggggggggggggggggggggggggggggggagggagaaaaaaagtcaaggtgattaattaaagggaaaaaaaaagtctgaaaatgtacactctaaaaaaaaaaaaaaaaaaaatcctaccgATAAGTTCCACACTTGCGTTTTTAGTTATAGACTTAATGCGCCTGTGCGTTTTAGTCTGTTAAAAAGCGCAGAAGAAGAACGCCGTCACCAGGTGCGCGCAGGTCTCCACGCGCGAGTCCAAACGCACCTCAGCGGGGCAGAAGCGACAACAAACCGGGTGCAATCGATGCGGCCTCGCCGCGTCGGCTTTGCGTTACCTGCGCGCCGCATGTCCATCGGCGTTGACGTTGTGTGAGCACATATACACGGAGATGGGGgtggagggtgtgtgtgtgtgtgtatgtgtgtgtgtgtgggggggggggggggggggggggggaatcaaACGGCTGTTGATATGCTAATGAGGCCCTGTGCCAGTGTTATTACAGAGCTGCTCCAGCCCTCCACTTCCACCATTAGAGGGAGACCTCAGAGCgcaagacagacagacagcagcagcagcagcagcggcagcggcAGCAGCTCACAGGCAGCTTCAATAAAAGTAGATCTTtacccccccccttttttttttttttttttttttttttttttaaactatagaGCGGAGGGGGGGGGCAAGCAAGCACAGTTTCACTGAGTGGGAAACAACAAGGCTGCTCAACATATAGGCACTTCCACAAATCCATGAACATGCTTTGGAAATTAACTGATAACATTAAATACGAAGACTGCGAGGTAAGGAACTttttgggatttcttttttttccttttcttttcttttttcttttttacatttaattgtaCTCTAGATTTTGAGATGAGCAAGAATAATTACTTTCAAGcacacttttgttgttttgatcatCAGTTGACAGCTGTTAGATTTAACTGCAGACCTGTGCTGCTACtcttacacattttaaaatgacttgtataataataataataataataataataataataataataataataataataataataataataaacatgctATTAAATGCTTGAGTACATTTTAATTCCACCTTGgaacatgtcaaaaatattagCAGATATATTAAATGTTcgggacaaaaaaaacaaaacaaaacaacaaaaaaatacatttacttaccatggttttatttgcaataaatatgattttttttttcccagaatgcttgGGGAATGACCGCCTTAATTAAAGATCTAGTGACAGCCACGTGCTTCCTTTCATttataaattctttaaaagtaatatatatatatatatatattttcctgtAGCTTGAAGTCGTTaaattgttgttattttttgtggaaCAGCAGCCTTGCTTGCTTGcttgcgtgcgtgcgtgtgtgtgtgtgtgtgtgtgtgtgtgtgtgagtgtgtgtgagtgtgtgtgagtgtgtgtgagtgcttACTGAGCGAGTGAGTGTTGTTTTGGACACAGACAAAGTTTTGGCAGTAATATCAGAGGCTTGTTTAGGAGTGGAGAAGCCAGTTGAacgtgtttttttcttctctctctctctctctccctttctttctttctttctttctttcgcCCGCGTCCTCTGAGCGCAGAGACGGACATGGACAACAAAAACTaagatagaaagaaagaaagagagagagagaggggggtaaagaaagaaagaaagaatgggAATCTTCTTGTTTGTGTCATGTTGATTCTTTCGGTTCACTGGGGGTTTggggagtgggggggggggggggagagaaaTCTTTGAGGCCGGTATCGATGGCAAAACCTCCAGCAGATTTGCGTGTGAAATCCTGGAGTGTTTCGTAATTGTGAAGCGCGTGTGGAGGCAGGCAGGGAAGTGTGTAAAAAAGCCGTGAGGAAAAGTTCGGTTGGAGCTCTCGATCCAGCTGCTCTGCCTTTCCCTCCCCACCGCCACCGCCTTCCCCCGCTCCCCGCCcgcgttttgtttgtttttttttttatttttatttttttttagtttttttcatcttaagaCTGTGGGAACTTAATTTCCGGATCAAAGTTAATGTCACCCGGTGTGGCTCGGCGTCGAGGAGGAAACCGGTGAGTAAAGTCGGAATGAGGGACAGGAGCCCCGTGGAGGACAGCTCTTCGGAGTCTGAGGCGGAAAACAAAGGGACGGGCGACGAAAACGAGGCGATCGAGTCGTCTGACGAATTTTCACCCACTTCAGAGGTGCAcgttattattatcattataattattattattattattattattattattattattattatccccTCCGCCCTCCATTCCCTGCtcggtttcttcttcttctgtctaTCCGCGGTCCGGATCGCTCCATTCCTACggctttctctctttctttctttctttctttcacttttgCGCTTTGGCCCTGGGACGCTTTTAAAATGCCCCCCTCCTTTTACCCCCTCTCCCTGATTCGCCAGTCGCCAGTGAATGTCCCTCTTTTTTTGTCTCCCTTTCCactcccctcctctctctctctctctctgtctctctctgtctctctctctctctctctcgctctgcttctctctcactccctctttctctctcgctCCCCCATCTCTGATTAGATATACTGATTCCTCCTTTCAATGG is a window of Xiphophorus maculatus strain JP 163 A chromosome 21, X_maculatus-5.0-male, whole genome shotgun sequence DNA encoding:
- the LOC102219092 gene encoding transmembrane protein 14C-like isoform X2; amino-acid sequence: MLPYDLLGYLAFSNSSLSHEEKCNVLNNGSACASNMSVDWIGYGYATLVASGGVVGYVKAGSVPSLAAGLLFGGLAGFGAYQISNDPNNVWVSLATSGALSAIMGKRFYGSRKFMPAGLMAGASLLMVGKLSLTLLQKPTASS
- the LOC102219092 gene encoding transmembrane protein 14C-like isoform X1; translated protein: MSVDWIGYGYATLVASGGVVGYVKAGSVPSLAAGLLFGGLAGFGAYQISNDPNNVWVSLATSGALSAIMGKRFYGSRKFMPAGLMAGASLLMVGKLSLTLLQKPTASS